GCCGGCCTGGCCGCGGTGCACCTCGAGGGGCCTCGGGCCGCCGTGCGCGGGGTGCCCGCCCCTCACATCGGCCCGTAGGGGCCGGCGAGCTCCTCGAAGTCCTCCTCCACGGGCTGCTCCTCCAGCAGGGTGAGCGGCCGGAAGACCGCGCGCGCCTTGCCCTGGGCCTTCGCCTCGCGTAGCGCGCGGTCGGCCTGCTCCAGGAGGGCGCTCGTGGGCGCATCGCCGTGCTCCGCCGGGACGTAAGTGGAGACGCCGATGCTGATGGAGACGCGGATGGTGGCCTCGCTGGTGTGCACCGTCTCCTCGGCGACGGTCCGCCGCAGCCACTCGGCCAGCTCCATGGCGTTCTCCGTGCTGGCCCCCGGGAGGAGCCAGACGAACTCCTCGCCCCCGTACCGGGCGACCAGGTCCACCGCCCGCCGCCGGCCGGCCAGCACGCGGCCGATCCGCCGCAGCACCTCGTCCCCCGACTGGTGCCCGTAGCGGGCGTTGATCTGCTTGAAGTCGTCGATGTCGAAGAGCAGGACGGAGAGCGGCTGGCCGCTCCGCCGCGCCCGCTCCATCTCCAGGAAGACCTGCTCGTCAAACGTCCGGCGGTTGGGCAGGGCGGTGAGGGGGTCGCTGCTGGCCAGCTGCTCCAGGAGGCGGTTCTTCTCCCGCAGCTCGTCCTGCAGCGCTTTGACCCGCAGCGCCGCCCGCACCCGCGCCAGCAGCTCGGCGGTGTTGAAAGGCTTGGTGACGTAGTCGTGGCCTCCGAGCTCCAACCCCTGGATGCGGCTGTCGACCTCGTCCCGGGCGGTCATGAAGATCACGGGGATCTCCCGGGTGACGGGGTCGGCCTTCAGCTCCCCGATCACCGTGAAGCCGTCCACGTCCGGCATCATCACGTCGAGCAGCACCAGGTCGGGCTCGTGGGTGCGCGCCAACGCCAGGGCCTCGGCCCCCCGCGGCGTCGTGACCACCGCCGCGCCCATCGATTCGAGGCGCAGGCGCAGCATGCTCAGGATGGAGGGCTCGTCGTCGACGACGAGGATGCGGGGCGTCTGGCCGTCCTTGGAGAGACTCATGCCGGCACCTCCCCCCGCCGCGGGGTGGCTGCCGGTCGGGTCAGGCCTGTGGGGACG
The DNA window shown above is from Armatimonadota bacterium and carries:
- a CDS encoding diguanylate cyclase, encoding MSLSKDGQTPRILVVDDEPSILSMLRLRLESMGAAVVTTPRGAEALALARTHEPDLVLLDVMMPDVDGFTVIGELKADPVTREIPVIFMTARDEVDSRIQGLELGGHDYVTKPFNTAELLARVRAALRVKALQDELREKNRLLEQLASSDPLTALPNRRTFDEQVFLEMERARRSGQPLSVLLFDIDDFKQINARYGHQSGDEVLRRIGRVLAGRRRAVDLVARYGGEEFVWLLPGASTENAMELAEWLRRTVAEETVHTSEATIRVSISIGVSTYVPAEHGDAPTSALLEQADRALREAKAQGKARAVFRPLTLLEEQPVEEDFEELAGPYGPM